One Sediminibacillus dalangtanensis genomic region harbors:
- a CDS encoding SE1832 family protein, protein MTKKEIENRISELKSDYMRIQADLEKLDSVGGNTANAERQLADMEQELASLNKQLDELEA, encoded by the coding sequence ATGACAAAAAAAGAAATCGAAAACCGGATCAGTGAATTAAAATCTGATTATATGCGGATTCAAGCCGACTTGGAGAAACTTGACTCTGTCGGAGGAAATACTGCCAATGCGGAAAGACAACTGGCTGATATGGAACAAGAACTAGCCAGTCTGAACAAGCAACTGGATGAATTAGAAGCGTAA
- a CDS encoding cation:proton antiporter yields MSDSLLLEIMLIGALGVGSQWFSWHYRLPAIVVMSVAGLLVGPTLGLINPNEDFGDLYRPIVSVAVAIILFEGSLNLRLQDIRGLGRPVFRIVTFGAFLAWMLGSLTAHYVAGLSWAVSFVIGGVFIVTGPTVILPLLRQSKLKPRPAKILKWEGIIVDPIGPLLAIFALEVILVLTNAGYSLLSLFLFLLASLFAVILGWAFGRGIGWMFETGHVPEYLKSPLVFAAVIACFTIADEITHETGLLAVTAMGMTLANIRISSIQDMRHFKENISILLISTIFIMLTASLTRETLLQIFRPEIIGYVLLMLFIVRPLSIFLSTIRTDLSKSEKLLVGWIAPRGIVALTVSGYFASILYDEGYQDAALVTSITFALVFFTVVAHGFSIGWLAGKLNLSAEGRPGTMIIGSNSFTVALAKILKEMDIPAIVSDSSWQRLSKARNAGVTFHHGEILSEQTDYRIDMTPYDYLISATEFDSYNALVATAFVPAFGRNNVFKLSIQTERGDHVEDLDPTIAGRVLFSEGISLEGLCGKIDEGYVMRKTNITEQYTYPAYLDDRVHGTILLFVLRVSGNVEYYTNEIKLKAEPGDVVVSLTPPSKEVNKIKAKLDQQHEEQNNQ; encoded by the coding sequence ATGAGCGATTCCCTTTTATTAGAGATAATGTTGATTGGAGCGCTGGGCGTCGGTTCTCAATGGTTTTCCTGGCACTACCGTCTTCCCGCCATTGTGGTCATGTCGGTAGCAGGATTATTAGTAGGACCGACGCTGGGTTTAATAAATCCAAATGAGGATTTTGGAGATCTATACCGGCCGATTGTATCTGTGGCCGTAGCAATCATTCTGTTCGAAGGAAGTTTGAATCTTCGTTTACAAGATATTAGAGGACTTGGACGGCCTGTTTTCCGAATTGTCACTTTTGGTGCTTTTTTAGCTTGGATGTTGGGCTCGTTGACAGCGCACTATGTTGCTGGTTTATCCTGGGCTGTGTCGTTTGTAATCGGCGGAGTATTCATCGTAACTGGTCCCACTGTCATCCTGCCGTTACTGCGGCAGTCGAAACTGAAACCGAGACCCGCAAAAATTTTAAAATGGGAAGGAATCATCGTCGATCCAATCGGTCCACTCCTTGCGATTTTTGCACTGGAAGTCATTCTGGTTCTCACCAATGCAGGTTACAGTCTATTATCCTTGTTTTTATTCCTTCTGGCATCACTGTTCGCTGTCATTCTCGGCTGGGCGTTCGGCAGAGGCATCGGCTGGATGTTCGAAACTGGTCATGTACCGGAATATTTAAAATCTCCTCTCGTTTTTGCAGCAGTAATCGCCTGTTTCACGATAGCCGATGAAATTACGCATGAGACAGGTCTGCTGGCAGTAACTGCCATGGGGATGACACTGGCTAACATCCGCATCTCGTCCATTCAGGATATGCGGCACTTCAAAGAAAATATCTCGATTTTGTTGATTTCAACGATTTTCATTATGCTTACAGCTTCACTGACGAGAGAAACGCTTCTGCAGATATTTCGGCCGGAAATCATCGGATACGTCCTGTTGATGTTGTTTATCGTCCGTCCGCTGTCGATTTTCTTATCGACGATTCGAACAGATTTATCTAAGTCAGAAAAGCTGCTTGTTGGCTGGATTGCACCGAGAGGGATTGTAGCGCTCACTGTTTCAGGCTACTTTGCCTCCATTTTATATGATGAAGGCTATCAGGATGCGGCGCTGGTGACCTCGATTACCTTTGCATTAGTATTTTTTACAGTTGTCGCCCATGGGTTTTCTATCGGCTGGCTGGCCGGGAAACTGAATCTTTCTGCGGAAGGACGTCCTGGAACAATGATAATTGGAAGCAACAGCTTTACCGTTGCCTTGGCTAAAATTCTTAAGGAAATGGACATCCCGGCGATTGTGTCTGACTCCTCCTGGCAGCGGCTTTCAAAAGCGCGGAATGCCGGAGTCACCTTTCATCACGGGGAAATTTTGTCGGAGCAGACGGATTACCGGATTGATATGACACCATACGATTATTTGATTTCGGCGACCGAATTCGATTCTTATAATGCTTTGGTTGCTACGGCGTTTGTCCCGGCGTTCGGTCGCAATAATGTCTTTAAACTGAGTATTCAAACAGAACGCGGAGATCATGTGGAAGACTTGGACCCTACAATAGCAGGACGGGTTTTGTTTTCGGAAGGAATTTCATTGGAAGGGTTATGCGGCAAGATAGATGAAGGCTATGTGATGAGAAAGACGAACATTACTGAGCAGTACACATACCCAGCCTATCTTGATGACCGTGTCCATGGCACCATTTTGTTGTTTGTCCTGCGCGTCTCTGGGAACGTGGAGTATTATACGAATGAAATAAAATTAAAAGCAGAACCTGGAGATGTAGTAGTCAGTCTGACGCCACCCAGCAAGGAAGTAAATAAAATAAAAGCCAAGCTCGACCAACAGCACGAGGAGCAAAACAATCAGTAA
- the brnQ gene encoding branched-chain amino acid transport system II carrier protein produces the protein MVKQTFLIGFMLFALFFGAGNLIYPPTLGLEAGTSFWPAMIGFILTGVGLPILAIVAIALIRDQTSELGSKVHPFFGLLFTSVIYLAIGPFFGIPRAANVAFEMGVLPSVQACANRTLILVLFTVVFFGLVYWFSLNPSKLVDRIGQWLTPALLIAVAALCIGSFFVLQSPSSTPSEKYHTAPFFSGFVEGYLTMDAIAALAFGIIVVTAFKDNGIQSKKALVGSTLKAGMISGAALTLVYGSLGWIGAKMAAQGNFDNGGQILSSATQLVFGNFGLLLLGIIVALACFTTSIGLTVACAQYFTKTTRFSYKQIAAMVSIVSFLIANLGLNQIIAISVPVLVAIYPIAIVLVLLTFLNKWFEGSVLVYRGAILLTAVVSVYQGLTEFGLEMNAFQPWIEQLPLFSVGLGWLLPAVIGASIGGFIDHR, from the coding sequence TTGGTAAAACAGACATTTTTAATCGGTTTTATGCTATTTGCCCTGTTTTTCGGGGCAGGAAACTTAATTTATCCTCCTACCTTAGGGTTGGAGGCAGGTACTTCCTTTTGGCCTGCCATGATTGGTTTTATCTTAACCGGGGTTGGGCTGCCTATCCTTGCAATCGTTGCAATCGCCCTTATCAGGGATCAAACATCCGAATTGGGAAGCAAGGTACACCCATTTTTCGGCCTGTTGTTTACCTCGGTCATTTATTTGGCCATCGGGCCGTTTTTCGGCATCCCAAGAGCTGCCAATGTAGCTTTTGAAATGGGTGTCCTTCCATCTGTACAGGCTTGCGCAAATCGCACCTTGATACTGGTCCTATTCACGGTTGTTTTTTTCGGATTGGTTTATTGGTTCAGTCTTAACCCTTCCAAACTAGTCGATCGAATCGGACAATGGTTGACACCTGCCTTATTGATTGCCGTAGCGGCGCTTTGCATCGGCAGCTTTTTTGTCCTGCAATCTCCATCCAGCACGCCGAGCGAGAAATACCATACAGCCCCATTTTTCAGCGGCTTTGTGGAAGGATATTTAACCATGGATGCGATTGCTGCACTGGCATTTGGCATCATTGTCGTAACCGCCTTTAAGGACAATGGTATCCAGAGCAAAAAAGCATTGGTGGGCTCCACTTTAAAAGCAGGTATGATATCCGGGGCTGCCCTGACACTTGTATATGGTTCGCTTGGATGGATTGGCGCCAAAATGGCAGCACAAGGCAATTTCGATAACGGCGGTCAGATATTATCCAGTGCTACCCAATTGGTATTTGGAAATTTTGGACTTCTACTACTTGGAATCATTGTAGCACTTGCTTGTTTCACGACATCCATCGGTTTGACCGTTGCCTGCGCTCAGTATTTCACCAAGACTACTCGATTTTCGTACAAGCAAATTGCAGCCATGGTAAGCATCGTTAGTTTTTTGATTGCCAACCTTGGGCTAAATCAAATTATTGCCATTTCTGTTCCTGTACTGGTCGCCATTTATCCGATTGCCATCGTTTTAGTGCTGCTTACCTTTCTGAACAAGTGGTTTGAAGGTTCGGTGCTCGTATATCGAGGTGCTATCCTGCTGACAGCTGTTGTCAGCGTCTACCAGGGTCTGACCGAGTTCGGACTGGAAATGAATGCCTTCCAACCGTGGATCGAACAGCTTCCTCTTTTCTCTGTCGGTCTTGGCTGGCTGCTACCTGCCGTTATCGGCGCATCGATTGGCGGATTTATCGATCACCGTTGA
- the recQ gene encoding DNA helicase RecQ, with protein sequence MIMEKAQHILEEYFGFPSFRPGQQAVIEYVTSQKNALAIMPTGGGKSLCYQIPGLALEGTAIVVSPLISLMKDQVDALSSLGIPATYINSTLSSEEFQERMQQLRAGRYKFVYAAPERFESPTFIESIKSINLSLIAFDEAHCISQWGHDFRPSYRSIVPTLAKLPNLPVIVALTATATDEVNYDIRRLLNIEDEHVINTGFARDNLSFHIVKGSSKRDFVLDYLKERPAESGIIYTSTRKQTDTVHQLLESKGYAAAKYHAGLSEQDRKQAQNAFIQDEKTIIVATNAFGMGIDKSNVRYVIHYALPMNIESYYQEAGRAGRDGEPSDCILLFSGQDIQLQKFLIEQSLMEEDKKTKEYKKLQAMVNYCHTHSCLQTYILHYFNDYSAVDDCGKCSNCLNSDNREDMTREAQMVLSCIKRMDERFGAGLTAKVLKGSRDKKVKDFQFDQLSTYGLMSQYTEKELTNFIHFLVAENILSTGDDRYPILKLTKQAKEVLQGRKQVWVQTGFARSTAAADYHEALFEELRQLRKQIAIEEKVPPYVLFSDATLKEMARHFPQTKEEMLRVKGVGEKKFEQYGVPFLEAILPWADKVEKKQPEKTSVVSSQGILEKREKADDRPSHLVSYQLFMDGSTLAEIASSRDITEQTAANHLFKAYAEANPLDWDRLFTKSEEEEVLAARKELDEPKLKPIKERIDPAISYTAIKAVLVKHGILLNR encoded by the coding sequence ATGATAATGGAAAAAGCCCAACACATACTTGAAGAATACTTTGGTTTTCCAAGCTTCCGGCCTGGCCAGCAAGCTGTGATCGAGTACGTGACCAGTCAAAAAAACGCGCTCGCCATTATGCCGACAGGCGGTGGAAAATCACTTTGTTATCAAATTCCCGGGCTCGCCCTTGAGGGAACCGCCATTGTCGTTTCGCCATTGATCTCGCTGATGAAAGACCAAGTGGATGCCTTGTCCTCACTCGGTATCCCCGCCACCTATATTAACAGCACGTTAAGCTCTGAAGAATTCCAGGAACGTATGCAGCAGCTGCGGGCCGGCCGTTACAAATTCGTTTATGCAGCACCCGAGCGATTTGAATCACCTACGTTTATCGAATCAATCAAATCGATCAACCTGTCCTTGATTGCCTTCGATGAAGCTCACTGTATTTCTCAATGGGGACACGATTTCCGTCCCAGCTATCGATCAATCGTGCCCACTTTGGCCAAGCTGCCTAATCTTCCGGTAATTGTTGCCTTGACTGCCACTGCTACCGATGAGGTGAACTATGATATCCGCAGACTTCTGAACATCGAAGACGAACATGTTATCAATACGGGTTTTGCCAGAGATAATCTTTCTTTTCATATCGTCAAGGGCAGCAGTAAACGTGACTTTGTGCTTGATTACCTGAAGGAGCGTCCGGCAGAGTCAGGAATCATTTACACATCAACTAGAAAACAAACCGATACGGTCCATCAGCTGCTCGAAAGCAAAGGGTATGCGGCCGCCAAATATCATGCCGGTCTTTCCGAACAGGACCGGAAACAGGCGCAGAATGCTTTTATTCAAGATGAAAAAACGATCATTGTTGCCACTAATGCATTTGGCATGGGGATCGATAAATCGAACGTTCGCTATGTGATTCACTATGCACTGCCGATGAATATCGAGTCCTATTATCAGGAAGCAGGCAGAGCAGGCAGGGATGGAGAACCTAGCGATTGTATCCTGCTTTTCTCCGGCCAGGATATCCAGCTGCAAAAATTTCTCATCGAGCAATCCCTGATGGAAGAAGACAAGAAAACAAAAGAGTATAAAAAACTGCAGGCAATGGTCAATTATTGTCATACCCATAGTTGCCTGCAAACGTACATCCTGCATTATTTCAATGATTATTCCGCCGTGGACGACTGCGGCAAATGCAGCAATTGTCTCAACAGCGACAATCGGGAAGACATGACAAGAGAAGCCCAGATGGTCCTGTCCTGCATTAAGCGCATGGACGAAAGGTTCGGTGCCGGATTAACAGCCAAAGTGCTGAAAGGCTCGAGAGATAAAAAAGTAAAGGACTTTCAATTTGATCAGCTGTCGACTTATGGACTGATGTCCCAATATACCGAAAAGGAATTGACCAATTTCATTCACTTTCTTGTGGCAGAAAATATTCTTTCTACAGGGGACGACCGCTATCCAATTCTAAAGCTGACCAAACAAGCAAAAGAAGTACTGCAAGGCCGTAAGCAAGTATGGGTTCAAACCGGTTTTGCCAGAAGTACGGCTGCAGCCGATTACCACGAAGCCTTGTTCGAGGAGCTTCGGCAGTTGCGCAAGCAGATAGCGATAGAAGAGAAAGTACCACCCTATGTTCTGTTTTCTGATGCAACATTAAAGGAGATGGCCCGTCACTTCCCGCAAACAAAAGAAGAGATGCTCCGTGTAAAAGGAGTAGGGGAGAAAAAGTTCGAACAGTATGGCGTGCCTTTTCTTGAAGCAATTTTGCCGTGGGCCGATAAAGTGGAGAAAAAACAACCGGAGAAAACCTCTGTCGTTTCGAGCCAAGGGATTCTGGAAAAACGAGAGAAGGCAGATGACAGACCGAGTCACCTCGTAAGCTATCAGTTATTCATGGATGGCTCTACCCTGGCAGAGATTGCATCTTCCCGCGACATCACCGAGCAGACGGCCGCCAATCATTTATTCAAGGCCTATGCAGAGGCCAATCCGCTAGATTGGGACAGGCTGTTTACAAAATCGGAAGAAGAAGAAGTGCTTGCCGCCCGCAAGGAGCTGGATGAACCAAAACTGAAGCCTATCAAAGAAAGGATAGATCCTGCTATCAGCTATACGGCAATCAAAGCTGTTTTAGTCAAGCACGGCATTCTGCTTAATCGCTAG
- a CDS encoding aminopeptidase gives MAELKQLEKYAELALKTGVNLQKDQTLMINAPIEGADFTRIVVRKAYELGARNVHINWTDDEISLLKYENAPEEVLTDVPQWHVDKLVSFAEKGAAVLSIRSTNPDLLKDIDAGKVARASKANAEAMKEFRQYTMNDRIPWSIISIPTGDWAQKIFPDQSKEEAMESLWQQIFKIVRVDKEDPVAAWDEHNATLRKAREFLNRKQYKKLVYKAPGTDIELELPEGHIWKGGSAKTEKGTDFNPNMPTEEVFTLPDKYGVNGTVSSTKPLNYGGNLIDGFSLTFENGKVVDFQAEQGYETLKHLLDTDEGARRLGEIALVPHESPISQSGLIFYNTLYDENASCHIALGKAYPTSLEGGSQMDDEQLDKHGVNDSLTHVDFMIGSAELDIDGVTADGSTEPVFRKGSWALDFDA, from the coding sequence ATGGCAGAATTAAAACAATTAGAAAAATATGCAGAGTTGGCCCTGAAAACCGGTGTCAACCTGCAAAAAGACCAAACATTGATGATCAATGCGCCGATCGAGGGTGCCGATTTTACACGGATCGTCGTCCGGAAAGCCTATGAGCTTGGAGCCAGGAATGTACATATCAATTGGACGGATGACGAAATATCACTACTTAAATACGAGAATGCCCCGGAAGAAGTTTTGACTGATGTCCCTCAGTGGCATGTGGACAAGCTTGTGTCCTTCGCTGAAAAGGGGGCGGCAGTCTTGTCTATTCGTTCCACGAACCCGGATTTATTAAAGGATATCGACGCAGGTAAAGTGGCGAGGGCTTCCAAAGCCAACGCAGAAGCGATGAAAGAGTTTCGCCAATACACCATGAACGATAGAATCCCGTGGTCGATTATTTCGATTCCTACTGGCGATTGGGCGCAAAAAATCTTTCCGGACCAATCGAAAGAGGAAGCAATGGAAAGCTTGTGGCAGCAAATCTTCAAGATTGTTCGCGTCGACAAAGAAGATCCTGTAGCTGCTTGGGATGAGCACAATGCGACCTTGCGGAAAGCACGCGAATTTTTGAATAGAAAACAATATAAGAAATTGGTTTATAAAGCACCAGGTACAGATATTGAGCTGGAGCTTCCGGAAGGGCACATTTGGAAAGGCGGTTCAGCGAAAACGGAAAAGGGCACGGATTTCAACCCGAATATGCCGACAGAGGAAGTCTTTACATTGCCGGACAAGTATGGGGTGAACGGCACGGTCTCCAGTACCAAACCACTCAACTATGGCGGTAACTTGATTGACGGTTTCAGTTTGACCTTTGAAAATGGAAAGGTTGTCGATTTTCAGGCTGAACAAGGCTATGAAACATTGAAGCATTTGCTGGATACAGATGAAGGGGCAAGACGTCTCGGCGAAATTGCACTTGTTCCGCACGAATCTCCGATTTCTCAGTCCGGTCTCATCTTTTACAATACGCTCTATGACGAGAACGCATCTTGTCATATTGCTTTGGGTAAAGCTTATCCGACCAGCCTGGAGGGTGGTTCGCAAATGGACGATGAACAGCTTGACAAGCATGGTGTCAACGATAGCTTGACTCACGTGGATTTCATGATCGGCTCGGCTGAACTTGATATTGATGGCGTGACTGCAGACGGCAGCACAGAACCAGTATTCCGTAAAGGGAGCTGGGCGTTGGACTTCGACGCCTAA
- a CDS encoding ABC-F family ATP-binding cassette domain-containing protein, whose amino-acid sequence MSILSVEQLYKSFGDKVLFDHIGFTIEPKERIGLIGVNGTGKSTLLKVIAGVEPNEGGTIKHANDFRIEYLNQEPDLEDGLTVLEQVYQGESTIMRTMRQYEETLQQLAEQPQNTVLQEKLLKAQQSMDEQEAWDANTAAKTILTRLGITDYAKKTAELSGGQKKRTAIARALIQPADLLILDEPTNHLDNETIEWLEGYLPQYEGALILVTHDRYFLNRITNRIYELDKGKLYTYEGNYETFLEKKAEREALEQQNEQKHKNTLRRELEWLRRGAKARSTKQKARKQRAEDMKQVTFDTGSQELDFQVGSQRLGKKVIELEKISKSYAGTSYIADLDYLVVPGDRIGVIGPNGSGKTTLLNIMAGRMEPDSGVMEIGPTVKIGYYTQDHTEMDESLRVVEYIKETAEVVHTANGEVITAEQMLERFLFPRSQQWTYVSRLSGGERRRLYLLRVLMGEPNVLLLDEPTNDLDTETLGVLEDYLDQFPGVVITVSHDRYFLDRVVHRLIAFEGRNDIHFFYGNYSDYLEETKSYQQPKVNAAKQTTSPGKKKKKLSYHEQKEWEGIEDKITGLEEELESVKLEIEQAGSDLGKVQDLYTRQEQLEADLEQAMERWEELSLLVEEMENQ is encoded by the coding sequence ATGAGTATCCTATCTGTAGAACAGTTATATAAATCTTTTGGTGACAAGGTATTATTCGACCATATCGGGTTTACCATCGAACCAAAGGAACGAATCGGTTTGATCGGTGTGAATGGAACCGGCAAATCGACATTGTTGAAAGTGATAGCCGGAGTCGAGCCTAATGAGGGCGGAACAATTAAACATGCCAACGACTTTCGTATTGAATATTTGAATCAGGAGCCAGATTTAGAGGATGGCTTGACCGTTCTGGAACAGGTCTACCAAGGTGAATCGACAATCATGCGTACGATGAGGCAATATGAGGAAACACTTCAACAGCTAGCAGAACAGCCGCAAAATACGGTACTGCAAGAGAAGCTGTTGAAAGCACAGCAATCCATGGATGAACAAGAGGCATGGGATGCCAATACCGCCGCCAAAACGATCCTGACCAGACTGGGGATTACTGATTATGCGAAAAAAACCGCCGAATTGTCGGGCGGGCAAAAAAAGCGGACGGCAATCGCCCGAGCTTTAATCCAGCCGGCAGACTTGCTGATTCTCGATGAGCCGACCAACCATCTGGATAATGAAACGATCGAATGGCTGGAAGGGTACTTGCCGCAATATGAAGGTGCCCTCATCCTTGTCACGCACGATCGTTACTTTCTCAACAGGATCACCAACCGGATTTACGAATTGGATAAAGGGAAGTTATATACGTACGAGGGCAATTACGAAACGTTTTTGGAAAAGAAAGCAGAACGGGAAGCCTTGGAGCAGCAGAATGAACAAAAACATAAAAACACCCTCCGCCGTGAACTGGAATGGCTGCGCCGGGGGGCAAAAGCACGCTCTACCAAGCAGAAAGCCAGAAAGCAGCGCGCCGAGGATATGAAGCAGGTCACATTTGATACAGGCAGTCAGGAACTGGACTTTCAGGTCGGGTCCCAGCGCCTGGGCAAAAAAGTGATCGAGCTGGAAAAAATCAGCAAATCCTATGCAGGCACGTCCTATATTGCCGATTTGGATTATCTCGTTGTGCCGGGAGACCGAATCGGGGTTATCGGCCCAAATGGTAGTGGAAAAACAACGCTTTTGAATATCATGGCGGGAAGAATGGAACCTGATTCCGGAGTAATGGAAATTGGACCTACTGTGAAAATCGGCTATTATACGCAGGATCATACGGAAATGGATGAGTCACTGCGCGTCGTCGAATATATAAAAGAGACTGCTGAAGTCGTTCACACTGCCAACGGAGAAGTGATAACCGCCGAGCAAATGCTGGAACGTTTCCTATTCCCCCGGTCGCAGCAGTGGACCTATGTCAGCAGGCTGTCCGGTGGGGAGCGTCGGCGGTTATATTTGCTCCGTGTTTTGATGGGGGAACCGAATGTCCTGTTGCTCGATGAGCCGACTAATGATCTGGATACAGAGACGCTCGGCGTACTCGAAGACTATCTTGATCAATTTCCCGGTGTTGTGATTACCGTATCACACGATCGGTACTTTCTGGACAGAGTTGTTCATCGTTTGATCGCTTTCGAAGGGCGGAATGATATCCATTTCTTTTATGGAAATTATAGTGATTACTTGGAGGAGACAAAATCCTATCAGCAGCCGAAAGTAAATGCCGCCAAACAAACCACTTCCCCAGGCAAAAAGAAGAAAAAACTTTCCTACCATGAACAAAAGGAATGGGAAGGGATAGAAGATAAAATTACCGGGTTGGAAGAAGAACTGGAATCGGTAAAACTGGAAATTGAACAGGCAGGAAGCGACCTCGGGAAAGTTCAGGACCTCTATACCCGGCAGGAGCAGCTGGAAGCTGACTTGGAACAAGCGATGGAACGCTGGGAGGAACTTTCGCTATTAGTCGAGGAAATGGAAAATCAGTAA
- a CDS encoding alanine/glycine:cation symporter family protein, translating to MFADILSRLNDFLWGYVLIAVLIGLGLFFTIRTKFVQFKLLPEMFRVLLDKRTLSAQGKKGTSAFQAFTISTASRVGTGNLAGVASAIAAGGPGAVFWMWLIALIGGATSFVESTLAQVYKVPDKNQYRGGPAYYMEKGLNKRWLGIIFAIIITFTYGLVFNSVQSNTIRLAFEESFGISPGWMAAILVVLTAVVIFGGLRSIARVTQFIIPFMAIMYVLLAIYILLANVTAIPEMFRLIFANAFGIREIAGGGFGAAIMMGIKRGLFSNEAGMGSAPNAAATAEVTHPVKQGLIQTLGVFLDTLVICSATALIILTTEGYAGSTLQGIQITQSAFESQLGSWAAVFVAIAIFLFAYSSILGNYYYGETNIEFIKSSKSALTVYRVAVLLMVTFGALQEFDLVWNMADLSMAIMALINLYAIAMLSQVAYRTLADYLIQKKQGKDPVFYRETLDGVTGMEYWGKNQTSEKE from the coding sequence ATGTTTGCTGATATATTATCCAGGCTGAATGACTTTCTATGGGGCTATGTATTAATTGCAGTCCTGATCGGGCTGGGATTGTTTTTTACCATTCGCACGAAGTTTGTGCAGTTTAAACTATTGCCGGAAATGTTCCGGGTATTACTTGATAAGCGGACATTAAGTGCACAAGGGAAGAAGGGAACATCCGCCTTCCAGGCATTTACTATCAGTACTGCTTCACGCGTCGGAACCGGAAATCTGGCGGGAGTTGCTTCTGCCATCGCTGCCGGCGGACCTGGCGCTGTATTTTGGATGTGGCTCATTGCCCTGATCGGCGGGGCTACCAGTTTTGTGGAAAGTACCCTGGCACAAGTGTACAAAGTGCCTGATAAGAATCAATACCGCGGCGGACCGGCGTATTATATGGAAAAAGGGCTGAATAAGCGTTGGCTCGGAATCATATTTGCCATCATTATAACGTTTACATATGGTCTTGTGTTTAATTCTGTTCAATCCAATACAATCCGCTTGGCGTTTGAGGAGTCGTTTGGAATCAGTCCGGGATGGATGGCGGCCATCCTGGTTGTCCTGACAGCGGTGGTTATTTTTGGCGGCTTACGCAGCATCGCCAGGGTAACCCAGTTCATCATCCCGTTCATGGCTATCATGTATGTATTGCTTGCCATTTATATTCTTTTGGCGAATGTAACAGCCATCCCGGAAATGTTCCGGTTGATTTTCGCCAATGCCTTTGGAATCAGGGAGATCGCCGGAGGCGGCTTTGGAGCGGCCATCATGATGGGAATCAAGCGCGGCTTGTTTTCTAATGAGGCAGGTATGGGTAGTGCGCCGAATGCCGCCGCTACAGCCGAGGTTACCCATCCAGTTAAGCAGGGTCTCATCCAAACGCTAGGTGTGTTTCTCGATACCCTGGTTATCTGTAGTGCGACTGCATTGATCATTTTAACAACAGAAGGCTATGCCGGCAGTACCCTGCAGGGTATCCAGATTACCCAGAGTGCCTTCGAATCACAGCTGGGTTCCTGGGCGGCAGTTTTTGTAGCTATCGCTATTTTTCTGTTCGCTTATTCCTCCATTCTTGGTAACTATTATTATGGAGAAACGAACATTGAATTCATCAAGTCGAGCAAATCGGCCCTAACTGTTTATCGAGTGGCCGTACTGCTCATGGTTACCTTTGGTGCCTTGCAGGAATTCGATCTTGTTTGGAACATGGCTGATTTGTCGATGGCGATCATGGCATTGATCAACTTGTACGCGATTGCCATGCTATCGCAGGTTGCTTACCGGACACTTGCGGACTACCTAATTCAAAAGAAGCAAGGCAAGGATCCGGTCTTTTACCGGGAAACACTTGATGGCGTGACGGGAATGGAATACTGGGGGAAAAACCAGACTTCTGAAAAAGAATAG
- a CDS encoding type 1 glutamine amidotransferase domain-containing protein yields MGKKVLMVVTSSQKMGDHQTGLWLSEYGEPYSIFEKNGFDITVASPSGGNVPLDPNSYEDEAPDEWEKPVKLLENTENLAAQSPDDFDGIFLPGGHGTMEDFPNNGALQDILSDFAEKNKAIGAVCHGPAGFVNVTLNNGRKLADGRRMTAFTNEEEQQMKLMDKLPFKLESSLRDEGAEFSQGQPFSDYTVTDGNLVTGQNPQSSVSTANAFVDLLK; encoded by the coding sequence ATGGGAAAAAAAGTATTGATGGTGGTTACTTCTTCGCAAAAGATGGGAGATCACCAAACAGGACTATGGTTGTCCGAATATGGGGAGCCATACAGCATTTTTGAAAAGAACGGATTCGATATTACGGTAGCAAGCCCGAGCGGCGGCAATGTCCCGCTTGATCCGAACAGCTATGAAGATGAAGCGCCGGATGAATGGGAAAAGCCGGTTAAATTACTAGAGAATACGGAAAACCTTGCTGCACAAAGTCCAGACGACTTTGACGGAATTTTTCTTCCCGGCGGCCATGGCACCATGGAAGATTTTCCGAATAATGGTGCGCTCCAGGATATATTAAGCGACTTTGCTGAAAAAAACAAAGCAATCGGAGCAGTATGTCACGGGCCGGCTGGGTTTGTCAACGTAACGCTTAACAATGGGCGCAAATTGGCGGACGGGCGTCGAATGACAGCTTTCACGAATGAAGAGGAACAACAGATGAAGTTGATGGATAAGCTTCCATTCAAACTTGAGAGCAGCTTGAGAGACGAGGGAGCAGAATTCAGTCAAGGACAGCCATTTTCCGATTACACGGTGACCGATGGCAATCTTGTAACAGGGCAAAATCCTCAATCGAGTGTGTCGACTGCCAACGCATTCGTCGATTTGCTAAAATAA